One window of Mesoplasma syrphidae genomic DNA carries:
- a CDS encoding adenylate kinase → MNIMLLGAPGSGKGTQAEKLVARLGYIQFSTGDLMRKQITDQTSLGLECAKYMNEGKLVPDKIVNAIVKDYLKSNSNKLIFDGFPRTLEQALELEKMLAEVDSKMDRVIYIDVAKEIILKRISGRIICPICKVSYHIETRKPLVEGICDNDGAALVRRPDDSPEKVAVRLKTYEADTKPLIDFYSNKPGFIHIEEAAELDGEIVYNMIEEALI, encoded by the coding sequence ATTAGGAGCACCTGGTTCGGGAAAAGGGACACAGGCTGAAAAATTAGTAGCACGTTTGGGATATATACAATTTTCAACTGGAGATCTTATGCGTAAACAAATTACAGATCAAACTAGTTTAGGATTGGAATGTGCTAAATATATGAATGAAGGAAAACTAGTGCCTGACAAGATTGTTAATGCAATTGTAAAAGACTATTTGAAATCTAACAGTAATAAATTAATATTTGATGGTTTTCCAAGAACTTTGGAACAAGCTTTAGAATTGGAAAAAATGTTGGCTGAAGTCGATTCTAAAATGGATAGAGTAATTTACATTGATGTTGCTAAAGAAATTATATTAAAAAGAATTTCTGGAAGAATTATTTGTCCAATATGCAAAGTTAGTTATCATATTGAAACTCGCAAACCCCTTGTTGAAGGAATTTGTGATAATGATGGAGCTGCTTTAGTTCGTCGCCCCGACGATTCTCCAGAAAAAGTAGCTGTCCGTTTAAAAACATATGAAGCTGATACAAAACCGTTAATTGATTTCTATAGTAATAAACCAGGATTTATTCATATTGAAGAGGCAGCTGAACTAGATGGTGAAATTGTTTATAATATGATAGAAGAAGCACTAATTTAA